GCTCGCGGTCACGGCGCTGTGCGCGCTCGAATCGCGCCGCCGACGGCGAGCATGACGCGAAGGAGCTGGATCGCGGCGAAGAGGAGCGCCGGCGCGACGACGAGCGCGCCCATGATGAAGAGCTCGCTCGGGATCGCCTTCATCGCGAGCTGGAGCAGCGTGCCGGCGCTGCCCGCGATGACCGCCACCCGCACCGCCTGGCGGGCGCGGGCGGCGACGGCGCTCAGCGTCAGGTCGTCCGCGATGCGGGCGAGCGCGAGGAGGATGCAGCTCGCCGTGATGACGCCGAGGCCAGTGCTCACCGCGGCGAAGATGGGGAGCGCGTCCATCGCGGTGAAGGCGGCGGAGAGGCTGCCGCCGAGCGCCTTCGCCGTCAGGCTCGTGCCGGCGGCGTCGAGGAGCAGCGCGAAGACCAGGCAGACGCTCGCGCCCGACGTGTACATGCGCGTGTCCGCGGACGGCGCGGGCGCGCGGCCGATCATCACGAGTCCGCCGATCGCCGCGAACGTCGCGATGGCGCTCACGAACGCGATGCCGACGATCGAGTCGCCGACGCCGCGGAGCGCTCCGTAGGAGCCCGCCATGGACTTCGCTTCGGCGAGCGCGCCGTACGACGCGAGGGCGCACAGGACACGGACGGCCACCGCGCCGAGGTAGAGGGTGATGCCGTCCGCCACCGTCCGCCACTCCCGTCCGAGCCGCGAGTCGGACGCCGGCGCGCCCGGCTCCTCCGGCGTCGCGCGCCCGATCGCGACCGCGAGCCATCCCGCGCCGACCACGAACGCGAGCGAGGCGACGCGGCTGAGCCCCGTCCAGATCGCGTTGTAGGTCGCAGAGTCGGCGCGCACGAGCCACTCGACCGCGGCGAGCAGGTCGAGGACGGCGAGCAGACCAGCCGCGACCGCGCCGACGAGCGACGGAGCGCGCGCGCGGGCCGCGCGACCGGCGGCGAGCATGATCAACACGAGCGCGCCGAACGCCGCTCCGCGCGCCACCATGCCCGCGCTGCCGGCGACGCGCAGGAAGGACGACTCGAAGTCTCCGGTCGTGCGCATGCGGTGGATCGCGATCTCCTGCAGACCGCGCGCGACGAGGTTCGCCGCGAACGCCCCCGCCGCCACGCGCCCCGCCGTGCGCGCCCACGTCCCTGCGGCCGCGACCGCGCCGAGAGCCGAGAGGATGACGAGGCCCCACCACAGCCAGTGGAGGACGGAGGCGACCTTCGTCGCGAGCTCGTAGTGCCCTTGCTCCGCTGCGCGCGCGAAGAGACGCGCGTTGATGAAAGCGAACGTGGTCCCGAGCGCGGTCGCGACCGCGAGGACGGCGAGCCCGGAGCGCGGTCGCATCATCATCGGCCGTCGGAGCCTATCCGATCGGCGCGCCGCGGCCTCGAGCCGTTCTATTTCTCGATAATCATTGGTTTTTCTAAAAAAGTGCACCGCGCGTCTGTGCCCGCGCTCGAAGCCGGCGCAAACTGGAGGCTCGCGCGTGGAGACCGAGCGAACGCATGATCGCGCCGCCCCGCACGAGCGGGAGTTCTGGCGCAAGGCCGCGCGCTGGGGGTCGAGCGGCCCCGAGTGGTGGCTGCGTCACGGTCCGCCCTTCATCGGCTGGGCGATGGCGGCGATCGTCCCGTCCGCGCGGCGATCGGTGCGCGCGAACCTCCATCGCGTGCGTGGTCCGACGTCGCCGCTCCGCGACGCGCGGGACGTGCTCGCGACGTTCGGGACGTTCGCGTCGTGCGTCGCGGAGGTGCTCTCGAACGAGGCGCCGGGCGGACCGAAGCGCCCGCGCGCGCTGATCCACGGCGAACGCCACGTCCGCGCGGCGATCGCGGCGCGGCGCGGGGTCGTGCTCGTCACCGCGCACACGGCGGGATGGGACATCGTCGGGCCGCTCCTCGGCGCCGACTTCCAGCTCGACCTCGTGCTCGTCACCCACGCCGAGCCCGACGCGCGCGCGGGCGACATCCAGGACGAGGCGCGGCGCCGGAGCGGCGTGAAGATCGCGCGCGTGGGCGACGATCCGCTCGCCTCGCTCCCGCTCCTCCGCCACCTCCGCGGCGGCGGCGTGGTCGCGCTCCAGCTCGATCGCGTCGTGCCCGGCATGAGGACCCGCCGCGTGCCGCTGCTCGGGAGGGAGGGGGAGCTGCCGGAGGGGCCGTTCCGGCTCGCGGCGGCGTCGGGCGCGCCGGTCCTCCCGGTCTTCTGCGCGCGGCGCGGGCATCGCTCGTACCTCGTCGAGGCGTTCGAGCCGC
This sequence is a window from Labilithrix sp.. Protein-coding genes within it:
- a CDS encoding lysophospholipid acyltransferase family protein, giving the protein MRHGPPFIGWAMAAIVPSARRSVRANLHRVRGPTSPLRDARDVLATFGTFASCVAEVLSNEAPGGPKRPRALIHGERHVRAAIAARRGVVLVTAHTAGWDIVGPLLGADFQLDLVLVTHAEPDARAGDIQDEARRRSGVKIARVGDDPLASLPLLRHLRGGGVVALQLDRVVPGMRTRRVPLLGREGELPEGPFRLAAASGAPVLPVFCARRGHRSYLVEAFEPQWIARRAPEADVDRAAATVAAAMTRFLRAHPTQWFQFGNG